The Methanofollis sp. UBA420 genome contains a region encoding:
- a CDS encoding flavin reductase family protein, producing the protein MKRSCGARPLLYPHPVMIVCTYDADGNPDAMTAAWGGICSSNPPSVAVSIQKVRKTYENIQQQKAFTVCIPSAGHVAAADYFGIESGRHADKIATAGLTAVRSDLVDAPYVAEFPVVLECRLTGSMEVGVHTQFIGEILDVKVDESVLGPDGVPDLTKVMPFVYDSAGRAYHAVGPEIAKAFSAGLALKK; encoded by the coding sequence ATGAAGAGATCCTGCGGCGCGCGGCCGCTTCTTTATCCTCATCCTGTAATGATCGTCTGCACCTATGATGCCGACGGCAACCCCGACGCCATGACCGCGGCATGGGGAGGGATCTGCTCGTCCAACCCCCCGTCAGTGGCTGTCTCGATCCAGAAAGTGCGGAAGACCTACGAGAACATCCAGCAGCAGAAGGCGTTTACCGTCTGCATCCCGTCTGCCGGCCATGTCGCCGCGGCAGACTACTTCGGGATCGAGTCGGGGAGGCACGCCGACAAGATCGCAACGGCCGGACTGACCGCGGTCAGGAGCGACCTCGTCGATGCGCCCTATGTCGCTGAGTTCCCGGTCGTCCTTGAGTGCAGGCTCACCGGGAGCATGGAAGTCGGCGTCCATACCCAGTTCATCGGCGAGATCCTGGATGTCAAGGTGGACGAGTCGGTGCTCGGGCCCGACGGCGTGCCTGACCTCACAAAGGTCATGCCTTTTGTCTACGACTCCGCGGGCCGTGCGTACCATGCCGTCGGCCCGGAGATCGCAAAGGCCTTCTCGGCAGGCCTTGCCCTGAAGAAGTGA
- a CDS encoding HEAT repeat domain-containing protein produces the protein MAADKQEYTPSDEENQESIEQEIADLILSLKDPNITVRWEAIGTLVDIGARAVPQICEAMKDENKFVRWGAAEALGRIGDDRGVRPLITALKDRDKDVRWKAAISLGGMQAQEAVCPLIQTLHDDDPDVRWGAATALGEIGDHRAVEYLLDALKDRRDRDGRDGAIFALGELHDPRAVAPLIDALEDRNYEIRFEAAKALGKIGDQRAERPLINRIKDENWEVRLVAAEALVRVGGQDTTDVLLPLLTDDAPDVRRTAIEILGEIGGSAAVGPLVAVLRHDENCRYEAAEALGKIGDPGAFEPLQKIYEFCDPYVRVAVLNAMSVILLKMKSKTNAGQVNGQ, from the coding sequence ATGGCAGCAGATAAACAGGAATACACCCCTTCTGACGAGGAAAACCAGGAATCGATCGAACAGGAGATCGCGGACCTGATTCTCTCCCTCAAAGACCCGAACATTACGGTCAGGTGGGAGGCGATCGGGACTCTGGTCGATATCGGAGCCCGGGCTGTCCCGCAGATCTGTGAGGCCATGAAAGACGAGAATAAATTCGTGCGCTGGGGTGCTGCCGAGGCTCTGGGACGTATTGGTGACGACCGAGGAGTCAGGCCCCTGATCACCGCGTTAAAGGACAGGGACAAGGATGTCAGGTGGAAGGCGGCGATCAGTCTCGGCGGCATGCAGGCACAGGAGGCCGTCTGCCCCCTGATCCAGACCCTACACGACGATGACCCCGACGTCAGGTGGGGCGCCGCCACCGCCCTCGGCGAGATCGGCGATCACCGTGCCGTTGAATATCTCCTCGACGCCCTGAAGGACAGGCGGGACAGGGACGGGCGGGACGGCGCCATCTTCGCGCTCGGTGAACTCCATGACCCGCGAGCCGTGGCCCCCCTCATCGATGCCCTTGAAGACCGCAACTACGAGATCAGATTCGAGGCCGCGAAGGCCCTCGGCAAGATCGGAGACCAGAGAGCAGAAAGGCCGCTGATCAACCGTATCAAAGATGAAAACTGGGAGGTGCGCCTTGTCGCCGCCGAAGCGCTGGTCAGGGTCGGCGGGCAGGACACGACCGACGTCCTCCTGCCCCTCCTCACCGACGACGCCCCCGACGTCCGCCGGACCGCCATCGAGATCCTCGGCGAGATCGGGGGCTCCGCGGCCGTCGGTCCTCTTGTCGCCGTCCTCAGGCATGACGAAAATTGCCGCTACGAAGCCGCGGAGGCCCTCGGAAAGATCGGAGACCCCGGTGCCTTCGAGCCACTTCAGAAGATCTATGAGTTCTGCGACCCCTATGTCAGGGTCGCCGTCCTCAACGCGATGTCCGTGATCCTCTTAAAAATGAAAAGTAAAACGAACGCCGGCCAGGTCAACGGACAATAA
- a CDS encoding universal stress protein gives MKILVLIDGSKWSHKGALHAVSIAKKKDADVLLLSVLDRREARTMAFNYCTQSDKCDIIGTYEQNIWQDMRRNIETELAAVWDFCNGEGCRCTTKIRDGDRREEIVREVRDGGYSLVVMGAHGRSAKPSLGGTLSDIAGEIETPVLIVR, from the coding sequence ATGAAAATTCTGGTATTAATCGACGGATCGAAGTGGAGTCACAAAGGGGCACTCCATGCGGTTTCCATCGCCAAAAAGAAGGACGCTGACGTCCTCCTCCTCTCGGTCCTCGACAGGCGCGAGGCGCGGACGATGGCCTTCAACTATTGCACCCAGAGTGACAAGTGCGATATCATCGGGACCTATGAACAGAATATCTGGCAGGATATGCGCCGGAACATCGAGACCGAACTGGCCGCGGTCTGGGACTTCTGTAATGGCGAAGGGTGCCGGTGCACGACAAAGATCCGGGACGGCGACAGAAGAGAGGAGATCGTCAGAGAGGTCAGGGACGGCGGGTACTCGCTTGTGGTCATGGGAGCCCATGGCAGGAGTGCGAAACCCTCTCTTGGCGGTACCCTCAGCGATATTGCAGGAGAGATCGAGACTCCGGTCCTTATTGTCCGTTGA
- a CDS encoding putative manganese-dependent inorganic diphosphatase produces the protein MNKVYVIGHRHPDTDSICSAIGYAELLNREEAGKYVPARCGEVNPETGFVLEKFGTEAPALIESVEPNVSDLPFTYPISAHADIPTIEVVAMMDEHGVRNMPIVDDNGILLGLMSEHGLARAYVTRTKIEQLAITPIKLQTLAKILSAQILVPGPDLLEGRVYMAIDALHVSLSRLSPCDVAIVGDNEPAQLALISAGIAALILADNSPVGERVINAAKTRNVAVLSTALDAFGVGKMINLSLPAGMVMATDVPRVSMADPLEYVKDVVSNSKYRTACVVENDNRLLGMISRNTFVDDIRKSVILVDHNEFSQAVDGIEKADVLEIIDHHRLGAITTLKPIKFLNDPVGSTSTIITRMFIEKGVEPTEQTAGLLLSGVLSDTLALKMSTTTPEDEKVVDYLAGIAGVDPAAYGMELVQRGIELENVPLHDLLLRDTKHYNLFEKKVVIAQVTVPSFEFSTVHADEIKEKVNALRQETGSDFFLALFTNVFENGSDLFAAAEEGHLAKLGITEQPRRLPGVMSRKKDFLPQFGNMLRDL, from the coding sequence ATGAACAAGGTCTATGTGATCGGGCACAGGCACCCTGATACCGACAGTATCTGCAGCGCCATAGGTTATGCCGAACTCCTGAACCGTGAGGAGGCAGGGAAGTATGTCCCTGCGCGGTGCGGCGAAGTCAATCCCGAGACGGGTTTTGTCCTTGAAAAGTTCGGCACCGAAGCGCCGGCCCTGATCGAGAGCGTCGAGCCCAATGTCTCCGACCTGCCCTTCACCTATCCGATCAGCGCCCATGCCGACATTCCGACGATCGAGGTCGTCGCCATGATGGACGAACACGGCGTGCGCAACATGCCGATCGTCGACGACAACGGCATCCTCCTCGGCCTTATGAGCGAGCACGGCCTGGCCCGCGCCTATGTGACCCGGACGAAGATCGAACAACTTGCCATCACGCCGATCAAACTCCAGACCCTAGCAAAGATCCTGAGCGCCCAGATCCTCGTGCCCGGCCCGGACCTCCTGGAAGGGAGGGTGTACATGGCGATAGACGCCCTCCATGTCTCCCTCTCGCGGCTCTCGCCCTGTGACGTCGCCATAGTCGGGGACAACGAACCGGCCCAGCTCGCCCTGATCTCGGCCGGGATCGCCGCTCTCATCCTCGCCGACAATTCGCCGGTCGGCGAGCGCGTCATCAATGCCGCAAAGACGCGGAACGTCGCCGTCCTCTCGACCGCCCTCGATGCCTTCGGTGTCGGCAAGATGATTAATCTCTCCCTGCCGGCAGGTATGGTGATGGCGACCGACGTGCCGCGGGTGAGCATGGCCGACCCCCTCGAATATGTGAAGGACGTCGTCTCGAACTCCAAGTACAGGACGGCCTGCGTGGTCGAAAACGACAACCGCCTGCTTGGCATGATCTCGCGCAACACCTTCGTCGACGACATCCGCAAGTCGGTGATCCTTGTCGACCATAACGAGTTCTCGCAGGCGGTGGACGGCATCGAGAAGGCCGACGTGCTGGAGATCATCGACCACCATCGCCTCGGGGCAATCACCACCCTGAAACCCATCAAATTCCTGAATGATCCCGTGGGGTCGACCTCGACGATTATCACCAGGATGTTCATCGAAAAGGGGGTCGAACCGACAGAGCAGACGGCAGGCCTGCTGCTCTCGGGCGTCCTCTCCGACACCCTCGCCCTGAAGATGTCGACGACGACCCCTGAGGACGAAAAAGTCGTGGACTACCTGGCCGGCATCGCGGGCGTGGACCCGGCGGCCTATGGCATGGAACTTGTCCAGCGGGGGATAGAACTGGAAAACGTCCCCCTCCACGACCTCCTCCTCAGGGATACCAAGCACTACAACCTCTTTGAGAAGAAGGTGGTCATCGCGCAGGTGACCGTCCCCTCCTTCGAGTTCAGCACCGTGCATGCTGACGAGATCAAGGAGAAGGTCAACGCCCTCCGCCAAGAAACAGGGAGCGACTTTTTCCTCGCCCTCTTCACCAATGTCTTCGAAAACGGCAGCGACCTCTTTGCCGCGGCAGAGGAGGGCCACCTGGCAAAACTGGGAATTACGGAGCAGCCCAGGCGGCTTCCGGGCGTGATGTCACGGAAGAAGGACTTCCTCCCGCAGTTCGGGAATATGCTCCGGGACCTCTGA